A part of Methanomassiliicoccales archaeon genomic DNA contains:
- the tmk gene encoding dTMP kinase, translating to MSIKAQNVALPRSSTLTSDRKNGRFFVFEGIDGSGKSTVAGMLRDALVADGIECELTAEPTRSWLGDAVRKANECGIDDLAEALLFMADRAEHTRQISSWLEMGKVVLCDRYYASTLAYQTALLKDRISDPMAWLRAINEKIIVVPDLTFFFQIDAEVSLDRLSFRAGRSKFEKLEFLRKVDRNYRLVGSFDRSFVSIDASRPVDQVFKDVLHLARQNL from the coding sequence ATGAGCATAAAGGCCCAGAACGTTGCCCTACCGAGATCAAGTACCCTGACCTCTGACCGAAAAAATGGGAGGTTCTTCGTTTTCGAGGGCATCGATGGCTCCGGCAAGAGCACCGTGGCAGGGATGCTGCGAGACGCCCTCGTCGCCGATGGCATCGAATGTGAGCTGACCGCCGAGCCCACAAGATCTTGGCTTGGGGATGCTGTGAGGAAGGCCAACGAATGCGGCATCGATGACCTTGCCGAGGCCCTTTTGTTCATGGCCGACCGTGCCGAGCATACGAGGCAGATCTCAAGCTGGCTAGAGATGGGCAAGGTCGTCCTTTGCGATAGATACTACGCCTCCACGCTTGCATATCAGACGGCTCTGCTCAAGGACCGGATCAGCGACCCCATGGCATGGTTGCGGGCGATCAACGAGAAGATCATCGTTGTCCCGGACCTGACGTTCTTTTTCCAGATAGATGCCGAGGTCTCTTTGGACAGGCTTTCCTTCCGGGCCGGTAGGTCAAAGTTCGAAAAGCTCGAGTTCCTAAGGAAGGTTGACCGCAATTATCGCCTGGTCGGTTCGTTTGACCGTTCGTTCGTGAGCATAGACGCTTCAAGGCCTGTCGATCAGGTCTTCAAAGATGTTCTGCACCTCGCGAGGCAGAATCTTTAA
- the gcvPB gene encoding aminomethyl-transferring glycine dehydrogenase subunit GcvPB, producing the protein MYRQARHDDRLIFERTGQSDFCFISEDDVGGLVPEGMERRGLCLPEIPERDVVRHFINLSQMNFGVDNGIYPLGSCTMKYNPKYADVLSSLPTVASVHPCQEVESVQGSLRLLYELERALCAISDMDAVTLQPAAGAQGEFTGMLITRAYHSANGEQRTEVIVPDSAHGTNPASAAMAGFNVIEIPSGADGCVDLDALKATLSSKTAAFMITNPNTLGLFEPRIEEIAKAVHDVGSLLYYDGANLNAVLGHTSPGKMDFDIVHFNLHKTFATPHGGGGPGAGPVGVKKFLEPFLPVPRIIKKGDMYELDYERPQSIGKVRSYHGNFAVLVRAYAYILRNGSDGLKEVSQRAVLNSNFLRMRLHGHYDIPFGELRKHEFVASAKQLAKEKGVRALDVAKRLLDEGFMAPTIYFPSLVEEALMVEPTETETKESLDAFADAMVRIATVDDPAEIRAAPHNTSVGRVDELFAAKELVLTWRAYQRKRDKF; encoded by the coding sequence ATGTACCGCCAGGCGCGCCATGATGATCGGCTCATATTCGAAAGGACAGGGCAGAGCGACTTCTGCTTCATCTCTGAAGATGATGTGGGAGGTCTGGTGCCGGAGGGCATGGAGAGGAGGGGGCTATGTCTTCCTGAGATTCCGGAAAGAGATGTCGTCAGACATTTCATAAACCTGTCCCAGATGAACTTTGGTGTCGATAATGGCATCTATCCTCTTGGTTCGTGTACGATGAAGTACAACCCAAAGTACGCAGATGTCCTGAGCTCCCTTCCGACCGTCGCCTCGGTCCATCCTTGCCAGGAGGTCGAATCGGTCCAAGGGTCGTTGAGGCTCCTTTACGAGCTGGAGCGAGCGCTCTGTGCCATCTCTGACATGGACGCGGTGACGCTGCAGCCGGCAGCTGGTGCCCAGGGTGAGTTCACAGGGATGCTGATAACAAGGGCCTATCACTCGGCCAATGGGGAACAAAGGACCGAGGTCATCGTCCCGGACTCGGCCCATGGGACCAACCCTGCGAGCGCGGCCATGGCGGGCTTCAACGTCATCGAGATACCTTCAGGGGCAGATGGGTGCGTCGACCTCGATGCCTTGAAAGCCACATTGTCTTCAAAGACCGCCGCCTTCATGATCACAAACCCCAACACCCTGGGCCTCTTTGAGCCAAGGATCGAGGAGATCGCCAAGGCGGTGCATGACGTCGGTTCCCTGCTCTATTACGATGGGGCGAACCTCAACGCCGTGCTCGGCCACACCTCACCTGGAAAGATGGACTTCGATATCGTCCATTTCAACCTCCACAAGACGTTCGCAACCCCACATGGAGGCGGGGGGCCCGGGGCAGGCCCGGTCGGCGTCAAAAAGTTCCTGGAGCCGTTCCTTCCGGTCCCACGCATAATCAAAAAGGGTGACATGTACGAGCTGGACTATGAAAGACCCCAGAGCATAGGCAAGGTGCGCTCATATCATGGAAATTTCGCCGTCCTGGTGAGGGCCTACGCCTACATCCTCCGTAACGGTTCGGACGGGCTGAAGGAGGTATCGCAGAGAGCGGTCCTTAACTCCAATTTTCTCAGGATGAGGCTCCATGGCCATTACGACATCCCGTTCGGCGAGCTGAGGAAGCACGAGTTCGTGGCTAGCGCCAAGCAGCTTGCCAAGGAGAAAGGCGTGCGGGCCCTCGATGTCGCGAAGCGGCTTCTCGACGAAGGCTTCATGGCCCCGACCATCTACTTCCCTTCGTTGGTCGAGGAGGCCCTGATGGTCGAGCCTACGGAGACAGAGACCAAGGAATCCCTTGACGCCTTCGCCGACGCGATGGTCCGTATAGCCACGGTCGACGACCCTGCCGAGATAAGGGCCGCGCCGCATAACACCTCGGTGGGCAGGGTCGATGAGCTTTTCGCGGCCAAGGAGCTCGTCCTGACCTGGAGGGCATATCAGAGGAAGAGGGACAAGTTCTAG
- a CDS encoding ATP-binding protein, with protein MPKPKARSDHVIHDEKYGDLEGVGIIYGTVGTADFHCRLIGDIEKMEYVMVKHQHDGWTLGQIVDIERKTDLTVEKAKKLSDGCAVDIDEIVIAKVDVVGFRDDRNILQVPRTPFKAGDMVFRAKDQLIKEVIGLKEHTETGAYLGLLFGHDIRVEVDINSMVQKHVCILAKTGGGKSFLCGDLIEELMKHDVTVLVIDPHGEYGSMREPGTRPKGARDFKIEPRGFDDKIIEFATDITANPKAKPLKFTLANIEARDLLALTQIKNGKTFLTALRKAIDSVKSVKKDYGLKDIIAMLEADEDANNNSLIAELEYLNEVNIFAPQGTRIDELVQKGKMTIINLRGTPPDIAELIVNRLATALFELRKLGKVPPMMLVCEEAHNWCPQQGLSASSKILRTIAAEGRKFGLGLTIISQRAAKIDKNVLSQCNTQMILKVTNPNDLKAITNSLEGIAEGMDEEIQRLPIGVALIVGGNIQNPLFIEVRPRESRHGGESVEIIPTKR; from the coding sequence ATGCCCAAGCCCAAGGCCAGGTCCGACCATGTCATTCATGACGAGAAATATGGGGACCTGGAAGGCGTCGGCATCATATATGGCACTGTCGGAACCGCGGATTTCCATTGCCGCCTCATCGGTGACATCGAGAAGATGGAATATGTGATGGTGAAGCATCAACATGATGGATGGACGTTAGGCCAGATAGTCGACATAGAGAGAAAGACAGACCTCACGGTGGAGAAGGCCAAGAAACTGTCCGATGGGTGTGCAGTCGATATCGATGAGATCGTGATCGCAAAGGTGGATGTCGTCGGGTTCAGGGACGACAGGAACATCCTCCAGGTCCCTAGGACACCTTTCAAGGCAGGGGACATGGTGTTCCGTGCAAAGGACCAGCTCATCAAAGAGGTCATAGGGCTCAAGGAGCACACGGAGACCGGCGCCTATCTCGGCCTTCTGTTCGGCCATGATATCCGTGTGGAGGTCGACATCAATTCGATGGTACAGAAGCACGTCTGCATCCTTGCTAAGACGGGGGGAGGCAAGAGCTTCCTCTGCGGGGACCTCATCGAGGAGCTGATGAAGCATGACGTCACAGTGCTGGTCATCGACCCCCATGGTGAATACGGGTCCATGAGGGAGCCTGGGACAAGGCCTAAAGGGGCAAGGGACTTCAAAATAGAGCCGCGCGGTTTCGATGATAAGATAATAGAGTTCGCAACGGACATCACGGCGAACCCTAAGGCAAAGCCTCTGAAGTTCACACTTGCCAATATCGAGGCCAGGGACCTGCTCGCCCTGACCCAGATCAAGAACGGCAAGACCTTCCTTACCGCTCTCAGGAAGGCCATAGACTCGGTCAAATCAGTAAAAAAGGACTATGGCCTGAAGGACATAATAGCAATGCTGGAGGCGGACGAGGACGCCAACAACAATTCGCTCATAGCGGAGCTGGAATATCTCAATGAGGTCAACATCTTCGCACCTCAGGGAACCAGGATAGACGAGCTGGTACAGAAGGGGAAGATGACCATCATCAATCTGAGGGGCACCCCGCCAGACATAGCTGAGCTCATAGTGAACCGCCTCGCCACCGCTCTGTTCGAGCTCCGAAAGCTCGGGAAGGTGCCTCCGATGATGCTCGTGTGCGAGGAGGCCCACAATTGGTGCCCTCAACAGGGGCTGTCGGCCTCCAGCAAGATCCTCAGGACGATAGCCGCGGAGGGCCGCAAGTTCGGGCTTGGCCTCACCATCATCAGCCAAAGGGCGGCCAAGATCGATAAGAACGTTTTAAGCCAGTGCAATACGCAGATGATATTGAAGGTCACGAACCCTAACGACCTGAAGGCGATAACGAACTCGCTCGAGGGGATAGCCGAGGGCATGGACGAGGAGATCCAACGTCTTCCGATCGGGGTCGCATTGATCGTAGGGGGGAATATCCAGAACCCTCTGTTCATAGAGGTCCGTCCGAGGGAGTCAAGACATGGCGGAGAGAGCGTGGAGATAATCCCCACCAAGAGGTAG
- the purS gene encoding phosphoribosylformylglycinamidine synthase subunit PurS, producing MVIAEIRIELKQGVADPEGQNTRKALEMLGFKGIKNVRSIKLFEIELELEASEARTACEDMCRKLLANPVIQKYSVKIK from the coding sequence ATGGTCATCGCCGAGATCAGGATCGAGCTCAAGCAGGGGGTGGCTGACCCTGAAGGTCAGAACACAAGGAAGGCGCTTGAGATGTTGGGCTTCAAGGGCATCAAGAACGTCAGGTCCATCAAGCTCTTCGAGATCGAGCTTGAACTGGAGGCCTCGGAGGCGAGGACCGCCTGCGAGGATATGTGCAGAAAGCTCCTGGCCAACCCAGTGATACAGAAGTACTCGGTCAAGATCAAGTGA
- a CDS encoding ribose-phosphate diphosphokinase has protein sequence MLVIGGSASSRLAQDLAQVLNAEYVPAGVKRFPDGECYLRLNKESIDDEVVIVQNSYPDTNLVELFLLQDAAISLGAKKVTNVIPYFGYARQDERFNKGEPLSAKVMVDHIQLNSDKVILVDIHNINIMDWFDEAEVANVYAAPAIGRYFKESGIDLVLAPDEGALKRAGMVAEVLGCEWDYLIKTRLSGTQVHMSPKNIDAKNKKVLIVDDIISTGGTIAAATEELKKAGARSVFAACTHGLFIGGGLDRLRKYCDVIVCANTLESEVSVVSVAPEIAKAI, from the coding sequence ATGTTGGTCATCGGTGGCTCTGCATCTAGCAGGCTCGCTCAGGATCTGGCACAGGTTTTGAACGCTGAGTATGTCCCGGCCGGGGTCAAGCGCTTTCCAGATGGGGAATGCTATCTCCGATTGAACAAAGAGTCCATCGATGATGAGGTGGTGATCGTTCAGAACTCCTACCCCGACACGAACCTGGTGGAGCTTTTCCTCTTGCAGGACGCCGCGATATCGTTGGGGGCAAAGAAGGTCACAAACGTCATCCCATACTTCGGCTATGCCCGGCAGGATGAGAGGTTCAACAAGGGAGAACCGTTGAGCGCCAAGGTCATGGTCGACCATATCCAGCTGAATTCCGACAAGGTCATCCTCGTTGATATCCACAACATCAACATAATGGACTGGTTCGACGAGGCCGAGGTCGCAAATGTGTACGCAGCACCTGCCATCGGCCGTTATTTCAAGGAGTCGGGGATCGACCTGGTACTCGCTCCTGACGAGGGGGCTCTCAAGAGGGCGGGGATGGTGGCCGAGGTATTGGGATGTGAATGGGACTATCTCATCAAGACCAGATTGAGCGGCACCCAGGTCCATATGAGCCCTAAGAACATCGATGCAAAGAACAAGAAGGTCCTGATCGTCGACGACATCATATCCACTGGAGGCACCATCGCTGCCGCCACAGAGGAACTGAAGAAGGCGGGCGCGAGGTCTGTGTTCGCTGCGTGCACACATGGTCTCTTCATCGGCGGCGGCCTCGACAGACTGAGAAAGTATTGCGATGTGATAGTGTGCGCCAATACCCTGGAGAGCGAGGTGTCTGTCGTATCCGTTGCGCCTGAGATCGCAAAGGCCATTTGA
- a CDS encoding DUF357 domain-containing protein yields the protein MKRDQITEEHLARYLEITQRALDKVVIAAPPRSFNRRLAESFLQMAQTYYKDALHFKEEGDLVNAFACVNYAHGWLDCGARIGIFDVGQDDQLFTLYE from the coding sequence ATGAAGCGTGACCAGATCACTGAGGAGCATCTTGCGAGGTACCTTGAGATAACGCAAAGGGCATTGGATAAAGTAGTCATCGCCGCCCCCCCGCGCTCCTTCAACCGCCGCCTGGCAGAGAGCTTTCTACAGATGGCCCAAACATACTACAAAGACGCATTGCACTTCAAGGAAGAAGGGGACCTGGTCAATGCCTTCGCCTGCGTCAATTATGCCCACGGATGGCTCGACTGCGGCGCACGGATCGGGATATTCGATGTCGGGCAGGACGACCAGCTGTTCACACTATATGAATGA
- a CDS encoding tRNA (adenine-N1)-methyltransferase, which yields MNGIKEGRLAFLLDDKGKKHWVRLERGMIKVQSLGVVDGARLLDAGDGGEVVLAGRKFILLSPGVSDLMASVERGAQVIGPKDAATIVFELDLKDGDVVMEAGLGSGSLTTALLNAVSPSGKVVSVEIRDDFGEKGRKNVTRSGAKDLWELVIGDIRTIDVGIKADAVVLDMPDPWEAVDNVKRYLRCGGRICAYVPNTNQLELVVKKMRSSGFVEVRALENIQRMMEVHDMGVRPSYEMLGHTGYLAFGRLACRGASGKE from the coding sequence ATGAATGGTATCAAGGAAGGTCGCCTCGCATTCCTGCTAGATGATAAGGGGAAAAAGCATTGGGTCAGACTGGAAAGAGGTATGATCAAGGTGCAGTCCCTTGGAGTGGTAGATGGGGCAAGGCTATTGGATGCGGGGGACGGTGGCGAGGTCGTCCTTGCTGGAAGGAAGTTCATCCTTTTGTCACCAGGCGTGTCAGATCTGATGGCTTCGGTGGAGAGGGGGGCACAGGTCATAGGACCAAAGGACGCCGCCACGATAGTTTTCGAACTTGACCTCAAGGACGGGGATGTGGTGATGGAGGCAGGCCTTGGGTCGGGTTCCCTGACCACGGCGCTCCTGAACGCTGTCAGCCCTTCTGGGAAGGTCGTGTCGGTCGAGATAAGAGATGATTTTGGCGAAAAAGGAAGGAAGAATGTCACAAGGAGCGGGGCCAAGGACCTTTGGGAGCTGGTCATCGGCGACATCAGGACCATAGATGTCGGCATCAAGGCGGACGCTGTCGTGCTGGACATGCCAGACCCGTGGGAGGCCGTCGATAATGTCAAACGCTACCTGAGATGCGGAGGGAGGATCTGCGCATATGTACCGAACACGAACCAACTGGAGCTCGTGGTCAAGAAGATGAGGTCTTCAGGCTTTGTAGAGGTTAGGGCATTGGAGAACATACAGCGCATGATGGAAGTGCATGATATGGGCGTGCGTCCCTCCTACGAGATGCTTGGCCATACAGGTTATCTAGCTTTCGGAAGGCTTGCCTGTAGGGGTGCCTCGGGCAAAGAATAA
- the ala gene encoding alanine dehydrogenase — translation MLNREKRTSTLLLTARQIEGLLQMKEVISAVESAFRYKGLGKVDMPPKSYLTFTEHNGDLRTMPSYIPDLGVAAVKVVNSHPDNFKRHNMRTVMATLILVDPETGAPISYMDATLLTGMRTGAASAVASKYLAIRDPKVLGVIGAGNQAKTQIEALMTYYGGFEEIRVNDHFSEKARELASHFRRVYGDEDLGDIRAVPSPEDCVRGADIVVTATPSRRPIVKDEWVSEGVHFNCIGADAPGKQEMDPAILRRAMVVVDDWEQASHSGEINIPLANGQISKDHIHAEIGQIVAGLSPGRENRRQVTVFCSTGLAVQDAVTAKLIYEKAVERGIGTSIQILP, via the coding sequence ATGTTGAACAGGGAAAAAAGGACGAGCACGCTGCTCCTCACGGCAAGGCAGATAGAAGGTCTCTTGCAGATGAAAGAGGTCATATCCGCCGTGGAGAGCGCCTTCAGATATAAGGGCCTCGGCAAGGTCGACATGCCGCCCAAGTCCTACCTTACGTTCACAGAGCACAATGGCGATCTCAGGACCATGCCGTCGTACATACCTGACCTTGGAGTGGCGGCCGTAAAGGTCGTCAACTCCCATCCGGACAATTTCAAGAGGCACAACATGAGGACGGTCATGGCAACGCTGATCCTTGTGGACCCGGAGACAGGCGCTCCGATCTCATACATGGACGCCACATTGCTGACGGGGATGAGGACGGGAGCGGCGAGCGCCGTCGCATCAAAGTATCTGGCGATAAGGGACCCGAAGGTGCTGGGCGTCATCGGGGCAGGGAACCAGGCCAAGACCCAGATCGAGGCCCTGATGACGTACTACGGTGGCTTCGAGGAGATCAGGGTCAATGACCATTTCTCTGAGAAGGCCAGGGAGCTCGCGTCACATTTCCGCAGGGTCTATGGGGACGAGGACCTCGGGGACATCAGGGCGGTGCCCAGCCCCGAGGATTGCGTGAGGGGGGCGGACATAGTGGTGACGGCCACACCATCGAGGAGGCCGATCGTAAAGGACGAGTGGGTCTCCGAGGGCGTCCATTTCAATTGCATCGGGGCTGACGCTCCAGGCAAGCAGGAGATGGACCCAGCGATATTGCGAAGGGCGATGGTGGTCGTCGATGATTGGGAGCAGGCATCTCATTCTGGAGAGATCAACATCCCCCTAGCGAACGGTCAGATATCCAAGGACCACATCCATGCGGAGATAGGCCAGATAGTGGCGGGCCTCAGTCCAGGTCGGGAGAACAGACGACAGGTGACGGTCTTCTGCTCGACTGGCCTGGCGGTGCAGGACGCGGTCACGGCGAAGCTCATCTACGAGAAGGCGGTCGAGAGGGGCATAGGCACAAGCATACAGATCCTGCCGTGA
- a CDS encoding proline--tRNA ligase, whose protein sequence is MKKEEDFSEWYNEIVDLANLTDKRYPIKGMNVWTPYGWKIMRHIDTYIRQECDATGHDEVNFPLLIPETEFQKEKEHIKGFDAEVYWVTHAGLNELDVRLLLRPTSETAMYPIFALWIRSHSDLPLKVYQIVNTFRYETKMTRAFIRVREIHFFESHTCHVDYDDAQRQIEEDFLILKNVMRRLCLPYLLLKRTDWDKFPGAFYTVGVDTLMPEGKSLQLGSIHHYKENFSRPYDIHYEAVDGSMRYCHQTTFGMSERLLGAVVGVHGDDRGLVLPPDIAPFQVVIVPILAKGKVEEVMAEARKLKEELAAAGARVIMDDSDERPGSKFYKWEIKGVPLRLELGMRDIESGKVSYTVRLDGKKGVFDRKDVAGQVLMMLGGISEQMDSGAREKMFARIQTIENMDSIPSKVVRFGWCGGAECGHAFEEKTDLKLLGTPYIREEFHGRCIHCGKETSTVAYAARAM, encoded by the coding sequence ATGAAGAAAGAGGAAGACTTCAGCGAATGGTACAATGAGATCGTTGACCTGGCGAACCTGACAGACAAGCGATATCCCATCAAAGGCATGAACGTCTGGACGCCCTATGGCTGGAAGATCATGCGCCATATCGACACCTACATCAGGCAGGAATGTGACGCGACGGGGCACGACGAGGTCAATTTCCCACTTCTTATCCCAGAGACCGAGTTTCAAAAGGAGAAGGAACATATCAAGGGGTTCGATGCCGAGGTCTATTGGGTCACCCATGCGGGCCTCAATGAGCTTGATGTCCGCCTTTTGCTAAGACCGACGTCCGAGACCGCCATGTACCCGATCTTCGCGCTCTGGATACGTTCTCACTCAGACCTTCCTTTGAAGGTGTACCAGATAGTAAACACCTTCAGGTATGAGACAAAGATGACCAGGGCGTTCATAAGGGTTAGGGAGATCCACTTCTTCGAATCCCATACATGCCACGTTGACTACGATGACGCACAGCGTCAGATCGAGGAGGATTTCCTGATCTTGAAGAACGTCATGAGGAGGCTCTGTCTACCATATCTCCTTCTGAAACGCACTGACTGGGACAAGTTCCCTGGGGCGTTCTATACTGTCGGGGTCGACACGCTGATGCCGGAGGGAAAGAGCCTCCAGCTCGGTTCCATCCATCATTATAAAGAGAACTTCTCGAGACCGTATGATATACATTACGAGGCGGTCGATGGGAGCATGAGATATTGTCATCAGACCACCTTCGGGATGAGCGAGAGGCTGCTTGGGGCGGTCGTAGGGGTCCATGGTGACGACAGAGGGCTTGTCCTCCCTCCTGACATAGCGCCGTTCCAGGTCGTGATCGTCCCGATCCTTGCAAAGGGCAAGGTCGAAGAGGTCATGGCCGAGGCCCGGAAGCTCAAAGAGGAGCTCGCAGCGGCCGGTGCAAGGGTCATCATGGACGACAGTGATGAAAGGCCCGGCAGCAAATTCTACAAATGGGAGATCAAAGGGGTCCCCTTGAGATTAGAGCTGGGCATGAGGGACATAGAATCTGGAAAGGTCTCTTACACTGTCCGTCTGGACGGTAAGAAGGGGGTGTTCGACCGGAAGGATGTGGCCGGACAGGTCCTTATGATGCTAGGGGGCATCAGCGAGCAGATGGACTCCGGCGCAAGGGAGAAGATGTTCGCGAGGATCCAGACCATTGAGAACATGGACTCCATACCCAGCAAGGTCGTAAGGTTCGGATGGTGTGGAGGCGCGGAATGCGGGCACGCCTTTGAGGAAAAGACCGACCTGAAGTTGCTGGGCACTCCTTACATCAGGGAGGAGTTCCATGGCAGATGCATCCATTGTGGCAAGGAAACGTCAACCGTGGCCTATGCTGCCAGGGCGATGTGA
- a CDS encoding NAAT family transporter — translation MGLEFALTAFASIFAILNPIGNIPVYVAITEGYTPEQKRRVRNKVCIVSGGVLFVFAILGNYIFDIYGITIPAFKIAGGLLLFSISYSMVRGQLSNTKITPAEHDEAASKEEVGVVPLGIPLFAGPGAITTVMIYISYALDSSDAAFDIFAVFLGIFLTVVISYFLLKYSDAIFARMGKSGAAAFSRIMGLLLAAIAIEFVLSGSFQAVEEFWHVSPLAL, via the coding sequence ATGGGCCTCGAGTTCGCATTGACGGCTTTTGCATCGATATTCGCCATCCTCAACCCCATCGGGAACATCCCCGTGTATGTGGCCATCACTGAAGGTTATACCCCTGAGCAGAAGAGGAGGGTGCGTAACAAGGTCTGCATCGTCTCAGGTGGTGTTCTTTTCGTGTTCGCCATCCTTGGCAATTACATCTTCGACATATATGGCATCACCATCCCGGCCTTCAAGATAGCAGGGGGTCTGTTGCTTTTTTCGATATCATACTCGATGGTCAGAGGTCAATTGTCAAATACGAAGATCACACCTGCAGAGCATGACGAGGCCGCCTCCAAGGAAGAGGTCGGGGTAGTACCGCTCGGAATCCCCCTTTTTGCAGGACCAGGGGCGATCACGACGGTCATGATCTATATCTCTTATGCGCTGGACAGCTCTGACGCCGCCTTCGATATTTTTGCCGTCTTCCTAGGGATATTCCTGACAGTGGTGATCAGCTACTTCCTCCTGAAGTACTCGGACGCGATCTTTGCAAGGATGGGCAAGAGCGGTGCAGCCGCTTTTTCGAGGATCATGGGCCTTCTTCTCGCTGCCATCGCCATAGAGTTCGTCCTCTCAGGGTCCTTCCAGGCGGTGGAAGAGTTCTGGCATGTATCGCCTTTGGCCCTGTAG
- the coaBC gene encoding bifunctional phosphopantothenoylcysteine decarboxylase/phosphopantothenate--cysteine ligase CoaBC, which translates to MHPSQAIYGAKDLKLKGKKIVLGITGSIAAIECVELARELIRHGAEVQAVMTSEALKILTPWSMEFATGRPVVTEIDGRVQHVDLFGDSPDRADLLLIAPCTANTISKIACGIDDTTVTTMATVAIGSKVPVLIAPAMHASMYDNPFVKKNIGILRDAGIRFVGPRFEGGKAKIADKEHIVEAVIRVLGDHTYKGKRVLVIGGSSEEMIDDMRLISNRGTGETAVELAKAAYEKGATVELWMGRCSVPLPSFLNVKRFRTVEDLVKMVDQVDHDLVIVPAALSDYGPVKKKGKVPSDKGAMRLELRPLPKVLPLLCASGTKVIGFKAESGAGEADLAKIATDRCLRSGADAMVANDLSDVGPGFTKVMYVEKDGAVTPIEGTKSSVARQILDLARRLL; encoded by the coding sequence ATGCACCCTTCCCAGGCGATCTATGGGGCAAAGGACCTGAAGCTAAAGGGAAAAAAGATCGTACTTGGTATTACCGGTTCCATAGCTGCCATCGAATGCGTCGAGCTGGCGAGGGAGCTCATACGTCATGGTGCCGAGGTCCAGGCGGTGATGACGTCCGAGGCCTTGAAGATCCTCACCCCCTGGTCCATGGAGTTCGCCACGGGACGGCCGGTGGTCACTGAGATCGATGGAAGGGTTCAGCATGTCGACCTGTTCGGCGATTCGCCCGACAGGGCGGACCTATTGCTCATAGCACCGTGCACTGCGAACACCATATCAAAGATCGCTTGCGGCATCGATGACACTACGGTCACAACGATGGCGACCGTAGCGATAGGCTCCAAGGTCCCGGTCCTTATCGCGCCAGCAATGCACGCCTCGATGTACGACAACCCGTTCGTGAAGAAGAACATCGGCATCCTGAGGGACGCTGGCATCAGGTTCGTAGGGCCAAGGTTCGAGGGCGGAAAGGCCAAGATCGCCGACAAAGAGCACATCGTTGAGGCGGTGATCAGGGTCCTTGGCGACCATACATACAAGGGCAAGAGGGTGCTGGTAATCGGAGGCTCGTCGGAAGAGATGATAGACGACATGAGGCTCATCTCCAACAGAGGGACCGGCGAGACGGCGGTAGAGCTCGCCAAGGCCGCTTATGAAAAGGGTGCCACCGTGGAGCTTTGGATGGGGAGGTGTTCGGTGCCGCTCCCCAGCTTCCTGAACGTCAAGAGGTTCAGGACCGTCGAGGACCTGGTGAAGATGGTCGACCAGGTGGACCATGACCTGGTCATTGTCCCCGCGGCCCTTTCGGACTACGGTCCAGTGAAGAAGAAGGGGAAAGTCCCTTCCGATAAAGGGGCGATGAGACTTGAGCTGAGGCCCCTTCCCAAGGTCCTGCCACTTCTGTGTGCAAGTGGCACCAAGGTCATCGGCTTCAAGGCCGAGTCCGGAGCAGGAGAGGCGGATCTGGCAAAAATAGCCACGGACCGTTGCTTGAGGAGCGGCGCCGATGCCATGGTCGCGAACGACCTTTCGGACGTCGGTCCAGGGTTTACGAAGGTCATGTACGTCGAGAAGGATGGGGCCGTGACACCGATCGAGGGCACCAAATCTTCGGTCGCAAGACAGATCTTGGACCTGGCCAGGCGTTTGCTATGA